In Actinomycetes bacterium, a genomic segment contains:
- a CDS encoding nucleoside deaminase — MRLALAEADAALPSDDVPVGAIVVGPDGEVLGRGHNVREAEGDPTGHAEVRALQAAAHAVGEWRLEGCTLVVTLEPCTMCAGAIVLARVDRLVYGAEDPKAGAVGSLWDVVRDRRLNHRPEVVGGVLVDECAEGLRAYFRAHREA, encoded by the coding sequence GGACGACGTGCCGGTCGGCGCCATCGTGGTCGGCCCGGACGGCGAGGTGCTGGGCCGCGGGCACAACGTCCGCGAGGCCGAGGGCGACCCCACCGGCCACGCCGAGGTGCGCGCGCTGCAGGCCGCGGCCCACGCCGTGGGGGAGTGGCGCCTCGAGGGCTGCACGCTGGTGGTCACGCTCGAGCCCTGCACGATGTGCGCGGGCGCGATCGTGCTGGCCCGGGTGGATCGGCTGGTGTACGGCGCCGAGGACCCGAAGGCGGGGGCCGTGGGGTCGCTGTGGGACGTCGTGCGGGACCGCCGGCTCAACCACCGGCCCGAGGTCGTGGGCGGCGTGCTCGTCGACGAGTGCGCCGAGGGGCTGCGCGCGTACTTCCGGGCGCACCGCGAGGCGTGA